A window from Mus caroli chromosome 2, CAROLI_EIJ_v1.1, whole genome shotgun sequence encodes these proteins:
- the LOC110290120 gene encoding protein FAM209A-like, with product MRTLRWFLLLSLCVSCACAFMFSSLREKTKESPGKVPCGGHFRIRQNLPENAQGWLGNKWLWLFVAIMIYVMLKFRGDGENKEQHPPGLRGCQLRSPPKKAQNMSPNKDFTFNTLTQLEMELVKFVSKVRNLKVSMATNSNSRLQVPDSPTNLYNNVTIYEIWGEEDSE from the exons ATGCGGACGCTGAGATGGTTCCTGCTCTTATCTCTGTGCGTCTCTTGTGCCTGTGCCTTCATGTTTTCTTCGCTGAGGGAGAAAACCAAAGAAAGCCCAGGGAAGGTGCCTTGCGGAGGACACTTCCGGATTAGACAGAATCTTCCAGAGAATGCCCAAGGCTGGCTTGGGAACAAATGGCTCTGGCTTTTTGTTGCCATTATGATATATGTGATGCTGAAGTTTCGAGGAGATGGTGAGAATAAG GAGCAGCATCCTCCTGGCCTCCGAGGCTGCCAGCTTCGCTCTCCACCAAAGAAAGCTCAAAATATGTCCCCCAACAAAGACTTCACTTTCAATACTTTAACCCAGCTCGAGATGGAATTGGTGAAATTTGTGTCCAAGGTGCGGAACCTTAAGGTCTCCATGGCAACTAACAGTAACTCCAGGCTGCAGGTTCCAGATAGCCCCACGAACCTGTACAATAATGTCACAATATATGAGATATGGGGGGAGGAGGACTCTGAGTGA